One Pseudomonas tolaasii NCPPB 2192 genomic window carries:
- a CDS encoding diacylglycerol kinase: protein MSPFKGQTGIKRIFNAGGYSLDGLRAAFTGEAAFRQLVLLNVILIPLSFFLHVSRVERALLIAVCLLALIVELLNSAVEAAIDRISLDRHPLSKNAKDMGSAAQLVALTMITLVWAVILV, encoded by the coding sequence ATGTCGCCTTTCAAGGGTCAAACCGGTATCAAACGTATCTTCAATGCAGGGGGCTATTCCCTGGATGGCCTGCGCGCAGCTTTCACCGGCGAGGCGGCATTCCGCCAGTTGGTGTTGCTGAACGTCATCCTGATCCCGCTGAGTTTTTTTCTGCACGTCAGCCGTGTCGAACGCGCTTTGCTGATTGCAGTGTGCTTGCTGGCCCTGATCGTTGAATTGCTCAACTCGGCAGTGGAGGCGGCGATTGACCGGATTTCCCTGGACCGTCATCCGCTCTCGAAAAACGCCAAGGACATGGGCAGCGCTGCGCAATTGGTTGCGCTGACCATGATCACCCTGGTTTGGGCCGTTATCCTGGTCTGA
- the fpr gene encoding ferredoxin-NADP reductase: MSNMNHERVLSVHHWNDTLFSFKCTRDPGLRFENGQFVMIGLQQPNGRPLMRAYSIASPNWEEHLEFFSIKVPDGPLTSQLQHLKEGDEIIISKKPTGTLVLDDLKPGKHLYLLSTGTGLAPFMSVIQDPETYERFEKVILCHGVRYVNEVAYREFITEHLPQNEFFGEALRDKLIYYPTVTREPFENEGRLTDLMRSGKLFSDIGLPPINPEDDRAMLCGSPSMLDETSEVLNSFGLKVSPRMREPGDYLIERAFVEK; this comes from the coding sequence ATGAGCAACATGAACCACGAACGTGTCCTCAGTGTTCATCACTGGAACGACACACTGTTCAGCTTCAAGTGCACCCGCGACCCGGGCCTGCGCTTCGAGAACGGTCAGTTCGTGATGATCGGCCTGCAACAGCCCAACGGCCGCCCGCTCATGCGTGCTTACTCCATTGCCAGTCCGAACTGGGAAGAGCATCTGGAGTTCTTCAGCATCAAGGTGCCAGATGGCCCGCTGACTTCCCAATTGCAGCACTTGAAGGAAGGCGACGAGATCATCATCAGCAAAAAACCGACAGGCACCCTGGTGCTTGACGATTTGAAGCCGGGCAAACACCTGTACCTGCTCAGCACCGGCACTGGCCTGGCGCCATTTATGAGCGTGATCCAGGACCCGGAAACCTACGAGCGCTTTGAAAAAGTGATCCTGTGCCACGGCGTGCGTTACGTCAACGAAGTCGCCTACCGCGAATTCATCACCGAGCACCTGCCGCAGAACGAATTCTTCGGCGAGGCCCTGCGTGACAAGTTGATTTACTACCCGACCGTGACCCGCGAGCCGTTCGAAAATGAAGGCCGTTTGACCGACCTGATGCGCAGCGGCAAGCTTTTCAGTGACATCGGCCTGCCGCCGATCAACCCTGAAGACGACCGCGCCATGCTGTGCGGCAGCCCGAGCATGCTGGACGAGACCAGTGAAGTATTGAACAGCTTCGGCCTGAAAGTTTCGCCGCGCATGCGTGAGCCGGGTGATTACCTGATCGAACGCGCATTCGTCGAAAAATAA
- the tsaA gene encoding tRNA (N6-threonylcarbamoyladenosine(37)-N6)-methyltransferase TrmO, with translation MGYNVSPVGFVRSCFKEKFAIPRQPQLAPAARGVLELVAPFDGGEAVQGLEQVSHVWLLFLFHEALEDKPRLKVRPPRLGGNTSMGVFATRATHRPNGIGQSVVKLDKVEPGRLWVSGIDLLDGTPVLDIKPYVPYADIIDTATNEMASGAPQLIPVQWLKTALLQAQGHAQRLGEPLVELIDQCLAQDPRPAYQTPGPEREYGVRFWDVEVRWHYPEAGVICVLEVIAAK, from the coding sequence ATGGGTTACAACGTCTCGCCCGTCGGGTTCGTGCGTTCCTGCTTCAAGGAAAAGTTCGCCATCCCGCGCCAACCGCAACTGGCGCCCGCAGCCCGTGGCGTGCTGGAGCTGGTGGCGCCGTTCGACGGTGGCGAGGCGGTGCAGGGGCTGGAGCAGGTCAGCCATGTGTGGTTGCTGTTTTTGTTCCATGAAGCCCTGGAAGACAAGCCGCGCCTGAAAGTGCGCCCGCCGCGTCTGGGGGGCAACACGTCCATGGGCGTGTTTGCCACCCGTGCCACTCATCGCCCCAACGGCATCGGCCAGTCCGTGGTGAAGCTGGACAAGGTGGAACCGGGCAGATTGTGGGTTTCCGGGATTGATCTGCTTGATGGCACGCCGGTGCTGGATATCAAACCCTACGTGCCGTACGCCGACATCATCGATACCGCAACCAATGAGATGGCCAGCGGTGCGCCGCAGCTGATTCCGGTGCAGTGGCTTAAGACCGCCCTGCTACAGGCACAAGGCCACGCGCAGCGCCTGGGTGAGCCACTGGTGGAATTGATTGATCAGTGCCTGGCACAGGACCCGCGCCCGGCGTATCAGACGCCTGGGCCTGAACGCGAGTATGGCGTGCGGTTTTGGGATGTGGAGGTGCGTTGGCACTATCCCGAGGCGGGGGTGATTTGTGTGCTGGAAGTGATCGCAGCCAAGTAA
- a CDS encoding DUF1456 family protein, translating to MIHNDVLRSVRYMLDISDNKMVEIIKLGGMDVTKEDLLTYLKKDEEEGFVFCPDEVMAHFLDGLVIFKRGKDESRPPQPIETPVTNNIILKKLRVAFELKEDDMHAILKAAEFPVSKPELSALFRKFGHTNYRPCGDQLLRNFLKGLTLRVRT from the coding sequence ATGATTCACAACGACGTACTGCGCAGCGTGCGCTACATGCTCGACATCAGCGACAACAAGATGGTCGAGATCATCAAGCTCGGCGGCATGGACGTAACCAAGGAAGACCTGCTGACTTACCTCAAGAAAGACGAAGAAGAAGGCTTCGTGTTCTGCCCGGACGAAGTCATGGCGCACTTCCTGGACGGCCTGGTGATCTTCAAGCGCGGCAAGGACGAAAGCCGTCCGCCGCAGCCGATCGAAACACCAGTGACCAATAACATCATCCTCAAAAAGCTGCGCGTGGCCTTCGAGCTGAAGGAAGACGACATGCACGCCATTCTCAAGGCCGCCGAGTTCCCGGTGTCCAAGCCGGAGCTGAGCGCGCTGTTCCGCAAGTTCGGCCACACCAACTATCGCCCGTGCGGCGACCAGTTGCTGCGTAACTTCCTCAAGGGCCTGACCCTGCGGGTGCGTACGTAA
- a CDS encoding tRNA-uridine aminocarboxypropyltransferase, with amino-acid sequence MSHAVSRLRTQRLARAVRPFLNRGSRAERCPGCRVIPEYCLCAWRPKVPARSAMCLLMHDVEPMKPSNTGWLIADVIDDTTAFAWSRTEVDPDLLAVLADPQWQPYIVFPGEFVAPQRVVSDVSVGEGRRPLFILLDGTWSEARKMFRKSPYLEHLPVLSLAPEQLSRYKLRRSKRDDHFCTAEVAALCLELADDQAASEVLDAYLDVFSTHYLAAKFQMPLDLADEVHTRLAPYIPAL; translated from the coding sequence ATGAGTCACGCCGTCTCCCGTTTGCGCACCCAGCGCCTGGCCCGGGCCGTGCGGCCGTTCCTCAATCGCGGTTCGCGTGCCGAGCGCTGCCCCGGCTGCCGGGTGATCCCAGAGTACTGCCTGTGCGCCTGGCGCCCAAAAGTGCCGGCGCGTTCTGCCATGTGCCTGTTAATGCACGACGTCGAGCCCATGAAACCCAGCAACACCGGCTGGCTGATTGCCGACGTGATCGACGACACCACTGCATTTGCCTGGTCGCGCACCGAAGTCGACCCCGACTTGCTCGCCGTGCTCGCCGACCCGCAATGGCAGCCTTACATCGTGTTCCCCGGCGAATTTGTTGCGCCGCAGCGTGTTGTCAGTGACGTAAGCGTGGGAGAGGGCAGGCGTCCGCTGTTCATCCTGCTGGACGGCACGTGGAGTGAAGCGCGCAAAATGTTCCGCAAAAGCCCGTATCTGGAGCATCTGCCGGTGCTGAGCCTGGCGCCTGAACAGTTGTCGCGTTACAAACTGCGCCGCTCCAAGCGCGATGACCATTTTTGTACCGCCGAAGTCGCCGCTTTGTGCCTGGAACTGGCTGACGACCAGGCTGCCAGCGAAGTGCTGGACGCCTACCTCGATGTCTTCAGCACTCATTACCTGGCCGCCAAGTTTCAGATGCCTCTGGACCTGGCGGATGAGGTGCATACTCGTCTCGCACCTTATATTCCGGCGTTATAG
- a CDS encoding GNAT family N-acetyltransferase, with amino-acid sequence MRQHSVIHTPNVSDYAQLAQIWEDSVRATHDFLPESYILLLKNLVLTRYLDAVMLICTKDARQQITGFAGVAAGKVEMLFIAPNHRGEGLGRQLLWYAIEHLNADELDVNEQNPQALGFYFKQGFEVIGRTEHDGLGQPYPLLHMRLRSPVGAGLPAMRATRSFS; translated from the coding sequence ATGCGTCAGCATTCGGTTATCCACACACCCAACGTCAGCGACTACGCGCAGCTGGCGCAAATCTGGGAAGACTCGGTGCGGGCGACCCATGATTTCCTGCCCGAAAGTTACATCCTGTTGCTGAAGAACCTGGTGCTGACCCGCTACCTCGACGCCGTGATGCTGATCTGTACCAAGGACGCGCGCCAGCAGATCACCGGGTTTGCCGGGGTGGCGGCGGGCAAGGTAGAGATGCTGTTCATCGCCCCCAATCACCGGGGCGAAGGCCTGGGACGGCAGTTGTTGTGGTATGCGATTGAGCATTTGAATGCCGACGAGCTGGACGTGAACGAGCAGAACCCGCAGGCGCTGGGGTTTTACTTCAAGCAGGGGTTCGAGGTGATTGGACGCACGGAACATGACGGCCTCGGGCAGCCGTACCCTTTGTTGCACATGCGTTTGCGCTCCCCGGTGGGAGCTGGCTTGCCTGCGATGCGAGCAACTCGGTCATTCAGTTAA
- the erdR gene encoding response regulator transcription factor ErdR, which translates to MATYDILIADDHPLFRSALHQAVTLGLGPDVRLVEVASIAELEARLTEKSDWDLVLLDLNMPGAYGFSGLVLLRGQYPQIPVVMVSAQEEADVVVRSKEFGASGFIPKSSGIEAIQNAVRMVLDGDVSWPPQAFEEINVSDEAKAARDGLASLTPQQFRVLTMVCEGLLNKQIAYELNVSEATIKAHVTAIFRKLGVRTRTQAALLLQQLESISQH; encoded by the coding sequence ATGGCCACATACGACATCCTGATAGCTGATGACCACCCGCTGTTTCGCAGCGCTCTGCATCAGGCTGTAACCCTGGGCCTGGGCCCGGACGTGCGTCTGGTCGAAGTGGCCAGCATTGCCGAACTGGAGGCGCGCCTCACCGAGAAATCCGACTGGGACCTGGTGTTGCTGGACCTGAATATGCCCGGTGCCTACGGTTTTTCCGGTTTGGTGCTGTTGCGCGGGCAGTACCCGCAGATCCCGGTGGTGATGGTCTCGGCCCAGGAAGAGGCTGACGTGGTGGTGCGCTCCAAGGAGTTCGGCGCCAGCGGCTTCATTCCCAAGTCCAGTGGCATCGAAGCTATCCAGAACGCCGTGCGCATGGTGCTTGATGGCGATGTGTCCTGGCCGCCGCAAGCATTTGAAGAAATCAACGTGTCCGACGAAGCCAAGGCCGCCCGTGATGGTCTTGCCAGCCTGACGCCGCAACAGTTCCGCGTGCTGACCATGGTGTGCGAAGGCTTGTTGAACAAGCAGATTGCGTACGAGCTGAATGTGTCGGAAGCGACCATCAAGGCCCATGTGACCGCGATTTTCCGCAAGCTGGGCGTGCGTACTCGCACCCAGGCAGCGCTGCTCTTGCAACAACTTGAGTCAATTTCGCAGCATTAA
- a CDS encoding LysR family transcriptional regulator, with the protein MRFTLRQLQVFVAVAQQESVSRAAGLLALSQSAASTSITELERQSSCQLFDRAGKRLSLNALGHQLLPQAVALLDQAKEIEDLLNGKSGFGSLAVGATLTIGNYLATLLIGSFMQQHPESQVKLHVQNTAHIVHQVAHYEIDLGLIEGDCSHPDIEVQTWVEDELVVFCAPQHHLAKRGVASMDELTHEAWILREQGSGTRLTFDQAMRHHRSALNIRLELEHTEAIKRAVESGLGIGCISRLALRDAFRRGSLVPVETPDLDLARQFYFIWHKQKYQTSAMREFLDLCRAFTAGVQRSDEIVLPNIA; encoded by the coding sequence ATGCGATTTACTCTCCGTCAACTGCAAGTCTTCGTCGCCGTCGCCCAGCAGGAAAGCGTCTCGCGCGCTGCTGGCCTTCTGGCCTTGTCTCAATCCGCCGCCAGCACCTCGATCACCGAGCTGGAGCGCCAATCCAGCTGTCAGTTATTCGACCGCGCGGGCAAGCGCCTGAGCCTCAATGCCCTGGGTCATCAACTGCTGCCCCAGGCGGTGGCGTTGCTGGACCAGGCCAAAGAGATTGAGGATTTGCTTAATGGCAAGTCCGGCTTCGGCTCGCTGGCGGTGGGCGCCACCCTGACCATCGGCAACTATTTGGCCACGCTGCTGATCGGTAGCTTCATGCAGCAGCACCCGGAGAGCCAGGTGAAGCTGCATGTGCAGAACACTGCGCATATCGTGCACCAAGTGGCCCACTATGAAATTGACCTGGGTCTAATCGAAGGCGACTGCAGCCACCCGGACATCGAAGTGCAAACCTGGGTGGAAGATGAACTGGTGGTGTTTTGCGCCCCGCAGCATCACTTGGCCAAACGTGGCGTGGCGAGCATGGACGAGTTGACCCATGAAGCGTGGATCCTGCGGGAACAAGGCTCGGGCACCCGGCTGACGTTTGACCAAGCCATGCGCCATCACCGCAGCGCGCTGAACATACGCCTTGAGTTGGAACACACCGAAGCGATCAAACGGGCGGTGGAGTCAGGCTTGGGGATTGGCTGCATTTCCCGACTGGCGCTGCGCGACGCGTTCCGCCGTGGCAGCCTGGTGCCGGTGGAAACCCCGGACCTGGACCTGGCCCGGCAGTTTTACTTCATCTGGCATAAGCAAAAGTACCAGACCTCAGCAATGCGCGAGTTCCTGGACCTGTGCCGCGCCTTCACCGCCGGGGTTCAGCGCAGCGACGAAATCGTGCTGCCGAACATCGCCTGA
- a CDS encoding rRNA pseudouridine synthase yields MTDPIRLSKRLIELVGCSRREAELFIEGGWVSVDGEVIDEPQFKVTTQKVELDPEAKATAPEPVTLLLHAPAGVDAETALASISADTLSEEHRFGKRPLKGHFLRLTASADLQAKASGLLVFTQDWKILRKLTADAAKIEQEYVVEVEGDMVAHGLNRLNHGLTYKGKELPAVKASWQNENRLRFALKNPQPGVIALFCEAVGLKVVAIRRIRIGGVSIGKVPVGQWRYLSGKEKF; encoded by the coding sequence ATGACTGACCCCATACGCCTCTCCAAACGCCTTATCGAACTGGTCGGTTGCTCCCGTCGGGAGGCTGAGCTGTTCATCGAAGGCGGCTGGGTCTCGGTGGACGGTGAAGTGATCGACGAGCCGCAGTTCAAGGTCACCACCCAAAAGGTCGAACTCGACCCGGAAGCCAAGGCCACCGCGCCGGAGCCGGTGACCCTCCTGCTGCACGCCCCGGCCGGCGTGGATGCCGAAACGGCCCTGGCCTCGATCAGCGCCGACACCCTGTCGGAGGAACACCGCTTCGGCAAGCGCCCGCTCAAGGGCCATTTCCTGCGCCTGACCGCCAGCGCCGACCTGCAGGCCAAGGCCAGCGGCTTGCTGGTGTTTACCCAGGATTGGAAGATTCTGCGCAAGTTGACCGCCGATGCCGCCAAGATCGAGCAGGAATACGTGGTGGAGGTCGAAGGCGACATGGTTGCCCACGGCCTCAATCGCCTGAACCACGGCCTGACCTACAAAGGCAAAGAGCTGCCGGCGGTCAAAGCCAGCTGGCAAAACGAAAACCGCCTGCGTTTTGCGCTGAAAAACCCGCAACCGGGCGTGATCGCGCTGTTCTGCGAAGCGGTTGGCCTGAAAGTCGTCGCCATCCGTCGTATCCGCATTGGCGGCGTGTCCATCGGCAAGGTGCCGGTTGGCCAATGGCGTTACCTGTCCGGCAAAGAGAAATTCTAA